The sequence TCCCCATTACTATATGGTATATCCGGCCTTAAGGTTTGCAGCCAGGCAGCGTATTCCTTTTATCTGTGTGCCCCTGCTGCACTTCGGGGAGCCTAATTCCACCCAAAGCCACCAGCTTTTCTTTAATGAGCGTAGCCGGGAAATACTAAAATACAGCAATCTTATACTTACCCAGACCGATATGGAAAAACAGCAGCTGGCAGATTACGGCTACAACCCGGATAAAATTGTAACCGCCGGAATAGGGATAGAGCCGGTAAAGGTATGGGGAGGCCAGGGAGAAAGGTTTCTTGCCAAATACGGGATAGCTGAACCCATTGTACTGCAGATATCTACCCAGACCCATGATAAGGGTTCCCATCATATAGTAGAAGCAGCCAAGATACTGTGGGCCAAGGGGATTAAATTCAAGCTGGTACTTATAGGCCAGATATTAAAGGATTTTGAGGATTATATGCTGATGCAGGATCCCCAAATTTTAACCAATATTTTGATTTTAAGTTACGCTGATGAGCAGGATAAAAAAGATGCCCTGGATGCCTGCCGGATGATGGTAATGGCTTCCCGGTCCGAATCATTCGGCTTAACCTATCCTGAAGCCTGGCTGTACCGGAAACCGGTGATCGGGGCTTACTGCAGCGGGGTAACTGAACTCATAGAGGAAGGCATAAATGGATATCTGGTGCCTTTTGGGGACAAGCTGATGCTGGCTGAGTACATTGCCAAGCTATTAAAAAAGGAAGAGCTGGCCCTGGATATGGGGATAGCCGGTTACAATAAGGTTATGGAAAAATACCAGTGGGAACGAAGGCTTAAAAG comes from Actinomycetota bacterium and encodes:
- a CDS encoding glycosyltransferase family 4 protein; this encodes MKKRKCLLVVHRFYPFMGGAERLFLRWAQYLEKRGYEVDVYTTNVWDNDFFHYADRRYIKEAVQDLGHIHIRRFGIYHPPNKNNLLKFLSKLPGRYLKYGFGFPHIMLPGYLWHMYWLRKKYDFVLGGVFPHYYMVYPALRFAARQRIPFICVPLLHFGEPNSTQSHQLFFNERSREILKYSNLILTQTDMEKQQLADYGYNPDKIVTAGIGIEPVKVWGGQGERFLAKYGIAEPIVLQISTQTHDKGSHHIVEAAKILWAKGIKFKLVLIGQILKDFEDYMLMQDPQILTNILILSYADEQDKKDALDACRMMVMASRSESFGLTYPEAWLYRKPVIGAYCSGVTELIEEGINGYLVPFGDKLMLAEYIAKLLKKEELALDMGIAGYNKVMEKYQWERRLKSFQAVIEGVEK